Proteins found in one Enterococcus sp. 9D6_DIV0238 genomic segment:
- the yedF gene encoding sulfurtransferase-like selenium metabolism protein YedF, with translation MNKINALGKPCPIPVIEAKKAIREIQAEGGSIEILVDNEVAVKNIEKMVHGLKLKAKIKQVNEAEWTVQIAVPKKQIQADSEQPDQELVIAFGRKTMGEGDPDLGEILLKNFIYSLTELETPPEHLLFFNSGAYLTNKGSNALKDLHRLEEKGTQISTCGACLDFYQIKESLAIGEITNMYGITEVMAQAKKVINF, from the coding sequence ATGAATAAAATCAATGCTTTAGGAAAACCCTGCCCGATTCCAGTCATTGAAGCCAAAAAGGCCATTCGGGAAATTCAAGCAGAAGGTGGATCGATCGAAATACTGGTCGATAACGAGGTCGCAGTTAAAAACATAGAAAAAATGGTCCACGGTCTAAAATTGAAGGCTAAGATCAAACAGGTGAACGAAGCAGAATGGACTGTTCAAATTGCTGTACCTAAAAAACAAATACAAGCAGATTCAGAGCAGCCGGACCAGGAGCTTGTGATTGCTTTTGGAAGAAAAACGATGGGTGAAGGAGATCCTGATCTTGGCGAAATTTTACTTAAAAATTTTATCTACTCACTGACAGAACTAGAGACACCACCAGAACATCTACTGTTTTTCAATAGTGGAGCATATCTGACAAATAAAGGGTCAAATGCTTTGAAGGATCTGCATAGACTGGAAGAGAAAGGAACGCAGATCAGCACGTGTGGTGCTTGTCTGGACTTTTATCAAATCAAAGAAAGCTTAGCGATCGGTGAAATCACTAATATGTATGGAATCACAGAAGTGATGGCTCAAGCAAAAAAAGTGATCAACTTTTAG
- a CDS encoding nucleotidyltransferase family protein, with the protein MLKISAIIMASGFSKRMGTNKLFLEYQGKTFLEHVLLLSKKLGFFEQILVISPENLAGISLPEGVKVVLNHDADQGQSTSVRLGTQFASGAGYLYLTVDQPLLDESLFAPLLAAYTTENIVFPVTLEGKPSSPIFFGKRFRTDLLQVSGSTGGREVRNKYPDAWHQVPVDEPYRLADIDTYSDYQKLIANKVEERTRS; encoded by the coding sequence ATGCTAAAGATCAGTGCGATCATTATGGCCTCTGGTTTTTCAAAAAGAATGGGCACCAATAAACTATTCCTTGAATATCAGGGGAAAACTTTTTTGGAACACGTTCTTTTGTTATCGAAGAAGCTTGGCTTTTTTGAACAAATTTTAGTCATTTCACCTGAAAATCTAGCAGGAATATCTTTACCTGAAGGCGTCAAAGTTGTACTGAACCACGATGCTGACCAAGGTCAAAGCACCAGCGTACGTTTAGGGACACAATTTGCTTCTGGAGCTGGTTACCTTTATCTGACCGTAGATCAGCCTTTGTTGGATGAAAGCTTATTTGCACCGCTTTTAGCAGCATATACCACAGAAAATATTGTTTTTCCAGTTACATTAGAAGGAAAACCAAGTAGTCCAATCTTTTTCGGGAAGCGATTTCGGACAGATTTATTACAGGTTTCAGGCAGTACTGGCGGTCGTGAGGTCCGAAATAAATATCCTGATGCGTGGCATCAGGTGCCAGTCGACGAACCTTACCGGTTAGCGGACATTGATACATATAGCGATTATCAAAAGCTGATCGCCAATAAAGTAGAGGAAAGGACACGATCATGA
- a CDS encoding flavodoxin produces the protein MALVKIVYASMTGNTEEISEILESTVQDAGFEVEREECSEVDVDFFDDADACVIATYTYGDGELPFEFEDFFDELEDKDLSGKIFGVVGSGDREYGDLFCKSAHDFVEALEKAGAKKVAETVEIENNAEDEDVEALKKFVTELTAGL, from the coding sequence ATGGCACTAGTAAAAATCGTTTATGCAAGTATGACAGGAAACACTGAGGAGATTTCAGAAATTTTGGAAAGTACTGTTCAGGACGCAGGCTTTGAGGTTGAAAGAGAAGAGTGCTCAGAGGTAGATGTAGACTTCTTTGATGACGCAGATGCATGTGTCATCGCGACTTATACTTATGGAGATGGAGAATTACCATTTGAGTTTGAAGATTTCTTTGATGAACTGGAAGATAAAGACTTATCAGGAAAGATCTTTGGTGTCGTTGGTTCGGGAGATCGGGAATATGGGGACTTGTTCTGTAAATCCGCTCATGATTTCGTTGAAGCGTTGGAAAAAGCAGGCGCAAAAAAAGTAGCAGAAACAGTCGAAATCGAAAATAACGCTGAAGATGAAGATGTCGAAGCATTGAAGAAGTTTGTCACTGAATTGACAGCAGGTTTATAA
- a CDS encoding sulfide/dihydroorotate dehydrogenase-like FAD/NAD-binding protein: MYKITKSEVLSTNEFDFWIEAPRIASKAQPGQFVILRINEVGERVPLTIADTDSEKGLIRLIFQVIGKTTAELSKLKAGDSLLDLTGPLGMPTEIKNYGTVMIVGGGVGIAAIFPIVKGLKKAGNRVITILGAKTAELVILQEECEQFSDELIITTDDGSLGMKGLVTEAMEQVIRREPVHCSWAIGPSLMMKFCTLTASKHDLPIYVSLNPIMIDGTGMCGGCRVTVNNSIKFACVDGPEFKGTEVNWDEFINRMKQYKAEEETCLADYEKAQVTN, encoded by the coding sequence ATGTATAAGATAACCAAAAGTGAAGTACTTTCAACAAATGAATTTGATTTTTGGATCGAAGCGCCACGGATCGCTTCAAAAGCGCAACCTGGTCAGTTTGTGATTTTACGCATCAATGAAGTCGGTGAAAGAGTTCCTTTAACGATTGCAGATACAGACTCAGAAAAAGGACTGATCCGTCTGATTTTTCAAGTCATTGGCAAGACGACTGCCGAGCTGTCAAAATTAAAAGCTGGTGATAGTTTATTAGACTTAACGGGTCCTCTAGGCATGCCTACAGAGATCAAAAATTATGGGACAGTGATGATCGTTGGCGGCGGTGTAGGGATTGCAGCGATTTTTCCAATCGTCAAAGGGCTGAAAAAAGCCGGAAATCGTGTGATTACGATTCTTGGCGCAAAAACAGCAGAATTAGTGATTCTACAAGAAGAATGCGAACAGTTTTCGGATGAGTTGATCATTACGACAGACGATGGCTCTTTAGGTATGAAAGGTCTAGTCACTGAAGCGATGGAGCAAGTGATTAGAAGGGAGCCTGTTCATTGTAGCTGGGCGATTGGACCAAGCTTGATGATGAAATTTTGTACACTAACCGCATCAAAACATGACTTGCCTATCTATGTTTCCCTGAATCCGATCATGATCGATGGAACGGGGATGTGTGGAGGTTGCCGTGTTACGGTGAATAATAGCATCAAATTTGCTTGTGTCGATGGACCAGAGTTTAAAGGAACAGAAGTCAATTGGGATGAATTCATCAATCGCATGAAACAATATAAAGCAGAAGAAGAAACGTGTCTGGCGGATTATGAAAAAGCGCAGGTGACAAACTAA
- a CDS encoding DUF3343 domain-containing protein, translating into MEYLLTFQNTHYAVHSEKILDAHKIPVSVMALPTSLGDFCGICLRLDASYVEKGRQCLSQADLPIEKIFIIEEQNNERSYREWND; encoded by the coding sequence ATGGAATACCTTTTGACTTTTCAAAATACGCATTATGCTGTCCATAGTGAAAAAATTTTGGACGCACATAAGATCCCAGTTTCTGTTATGGCGTTGCCGACAAGTCTGGGTGATTTTTGCGGGATCTGCTTACGACTGGACGCTTCTTATGTTGAAAAAGGACGGCAGTGTTTATCACAGGCTGACTTACCGATTGAAAAAATTTTTATCATTGAAGAACAAAATAACGAAAGGAGCTATAGGGAATGGAACGATTGA
- the sclA gene encoding selenocysteine lyase SclA, producing the protein MKLPVYLNYAATSNQKFDTTIDELCAYLKENNSTNTNRSVNALGDLGALFDARQVLADFFHAPDPAHVIFTSNATMALNMVLHGLLKPGDHVLTTMVEHNAVTRPLHLLETERNVAVTHLVCAKDGSFDPEQIETAIRGETKVLVMTHASNVLGTILPIKECFDKAKKHGIITVLDSAQTAGFLPLDMKEQSIDILTFTGHKSLMGLSGIGGFVLGKDIEKKIDPWLTGGTGSASHLLTQPEFLPDKFEPGTLNMLGIISLKSAVTEIQRLGLDRILMHERLLTKRFLDGVKGMPVEILGCQDAERSVPVVSLVSPQIDSGELAQRLADEFQIVTRSGLHCAPLAHETAGSLKTGAVRFSFGWETTLAEVDYALSALEKILSQ; encoded by the coding sequence ATGAAACTACCTGTCTATCTAAATTATGCGGCAACCTCTAACCAGAAATTTGACACAACGATCGATGAGCTTTGTGCATATTTAAAAGAAAATAATAGTACAAATACAAACCGCAGCGTCAATGCTTTAGGCGATCTTGGTGCACTTTTTGATGCGCGCCAAGTACTTGCTGATTTTTTTCATGCCCCAGATCCAGCGCATGTGATTTTTACATCTAATGCGACGATGGCGTTGAATATGGTATTGCATGGCTTACTAAAACCAGGAGATCATGTATTGACAACAATGGTGGAGCATAATGCAGTAACCAGACCACTGCATCTTCTTGAGACGGAACGAAATGTTGCTGTTACACATTTAGTATGTGCGAAAGATGGTAGCTTTGACCCTGAGCAGATCGAAACGGCTATTCGAGGAGAAACGAAGGTGCTGGTGATGACCCATGCCTCAAATGTTTTAGGAACGATACTTCCTATTAAAGAATGTTTTGATAAAGCCAAAAAGCATGGGATCATCACGGTTTTGGATAGTGCACAGACGGCCGGCTTTTTACCGCTTGATATGAAAGAGCAGTCAATAGATATTTTAACGTTTACAGGACACAAAAGCCTGATGGGGCTGTCTGGAATCGGCGGTTTTGTTTTAGGAAAAGACATAGAAAAGAAAATTGATCCTTGGTTGACAGGGGGAACGGGTAGTGCTTCTCATTTATTGACACAGCCGGAATTTTTACCAGATAAATTTGAGCCGGGCACCTTGAATATGCTTGGGATCATTAGCTTGAAAAGTGCTGTCACAGAAATACAGCGGCTTGGTTTAGATCGAATTTTAATGCATGAACGACTGTTGACGAAAAGATTTTTAGATGGTGTCAAAGGAATGCCGGTTGAAATCTTGGGATGCCAGGATGCAGAACGGTCAGTCCCTGTTGTTTCCCTCGTTAGTCCCCAAATAGATAGCGGTGAGCTTGCTCAACGATTAGCTGATGAGTTTCAAATCGTTACGAGATCAGGCTTGCACTGTGCACCATTGGCTCATGAAACAGCAGGGTCACTCAAGACAGGAGCTGTCCGCTTTAGCTTTGGCTGGGAGACAACGCTAGCAGAAGTCGATTATGCATTATCAGCATTAGAAAAAATTTTATCTCAATGA
- the selD gene encoding selenide, water dikinase SelD, whose translation MEFLSQCTSGGCGAKIGPNELASFLNHLPTFTDKRILVDFDSSDDAAVYQISEDTALISTVDFFSPMVDDPKTFGRIAAANAMSDVYAMGGEVLFALNLVCFPEKMDKQMLSDILYGGAEKLKEAQASLAGGHSIYDHEPKYGLAVMGRIDPQKIIRNNTAEPGDILILTKALGVGLIQAAVRGQVASKKAEQAAIDSMERLNKYAAEKMQDFAVHACTDVTGFGLLVHATEMADKHVTLVIDTEQLPLLPEAYHYAEEFLATAAGQRNRQFMAGKIDLSAVTPAFQEILFDPQTSGGLLLSVAPEQAEACLTAIKKEDPVAAIIGEVCERVTEQPLLIL comes from the coding sequence ATGGAATTTTTATCACAATGTACATCAGGAGGCTGCGGCGCTAAAATCGGACCAAACGAATTAGCCAGCTTTTTGAATCATTTACCAACATTTACGGACAAACGCATATTAGTGGACTTTGACTCATCTGATGACGCGGCAGTTTATCAAATTTCGGAAGACACGGCACTGATTTCTACAGTTGATTTTTTCTCTCCAATGGTCGATGATCCTAAAACCTTTGGTCGGATCGCCGCAGCAAATGCTATGAGTGATGTGTATGCGATGGGCGGTGAGGTGCTGTTTGCTCTGAATTTGGTTTGCTTTCCTGAAAAGATGGACAAGCAGATGCTTTCAGACATTCTATATGGTGGAGCCGAAAAACTGAAGGAAGCACAAGCATCTTTGGCAGGAGGCCATTCGATTTATGATCATGAACCGAAGTATGGTTTGGCTGTAATGGGAAGGATCGATCCACAAAAAATCATCCGCAACAACACAGCAGAACCTGGAGATATCTTGATTTTGACCAAAGCATTGGGTGTAGGCTTGATACAAGCAGCTGTAAGAGGACAGGTTGCTTCAAAGAAAGCAGAGCAAGCGGCTATTGACTCGATGGAGCGGCTGAATAAATATGCTGCAGAAAAAATGCAGGATTTTGCAGTCCACGCTTGTACGGATGTGACTGGTTTTGGTTTGTTAGTTCATGCTACAGAGATGGCAGACAAACATGTAACACTCGTCATAGACACAGAGCAACTGCCGTTATTGCCGGAAGCGTATCATTATGCAGAAGAATTTTTAGCGACAGCTGCTGGACAAAGAAATCGCCAGTTTATGGCTGGTAAAATTGATCTATCCGCTGTTACGCCAGCTTTTCAAGAGATATTATTTGATCCGCAAACATCCGGAGGACTTTTGTTGAGCGTAGCACCAGAACAAGCAGAGGCTTGTTTGACTGCTATCAAAAAAGAAGACCCAGTTGCTGCCATTATTGGGGAAGTCTGTGAAAGAGTCACAGAGCAGCCGTTGCTTATTTTATAA
- the yqeB gene encoding selenium-dependent molybdenum cofactor biosynthesis protein YqeB: MGKVTDTFAETLVAVRGGGDLATGVIQKLYHAGFKVIILETEKPLAIRRTVALCNAVFQKEQQVEDMKAVLVESKNECHECWKNGYLPLLVDTKAESLNELKPLILVDAILAKRNIGTNRSMAPITIALGPGFSASEDVDVVVETMRGHYLGRLYFEGSALANTGIPGEIGGKSAERVIHSPDSGQVKHIKKIGDSVQKDELLFYVGNQPVFSPLKGVLRGLISDQVICQKGLKCADVDPRAAEEVDCYTISDKARALGGAVLDAVLLIGRQKELL; this comes from the coding sequence ATGGGAAAAGTGACAGACACATTTGCTGAAACCCTTGTTGCTGTGCGTGGCGGTGGCGATCTTGCTACTGGCGTCATTCAAAAATTGTACCATGCAGGATTCAAGGTCATTATCTTGGAAACGGAAAAACCCTTGGCAATTAGACGAACTGTAGCTTTGTGTAATGCGGTTTTTCAAAAAGAACAGCAAGTTGAAGATATGAAAGCCGTGCTAGTCGAATCAAAAAATGAATGCCATGAGTGTTGGAAAAATGGTTATTTACCTTTATTAGTGGATACAAAAGCGGAATCTTTGAACGAGTTAAAACCGTTGATTTTAGTTGATGCTATTTTAGCGAAACGAAATATCGGAACGAATCGATCGATGGCGCCGATCACGATTGCATTAGGTCCTGGTTTTTCTGCATCAGAGGATGTTGATGTAGTTGTAGAGACGATGAGAGGTCATTATTTAGGAAGACTTTATTTTGAAGGAAGTGCATTAGCAAATACGGGCATTCCAGGTGAAATTGGCGGAAAAAGTGCTGAGCGAGTGATTCATTCCCCAGACTCTGGTCAAGTAAAGCATATAAAAAAAATTGGAGACAGCGTTCAAAAGGATGAACTTTTATTTTATGTTGGGAATCAACCAGTATTTTCACCATTAAAAGGTGTTTTAAGAGGCTTGATTTCTGATCAAGTAATTTGTCAAAAAGGTCTAAAATGTGCAGATGTCGACCCGAGAGCGGCAGAAGAGGTCGATTGCTATACTATTTCAGATAAAGCACGAGCATTAGGCGGCGCTGTTTTAGATGCAGTTCTGTTGATAGGACGTCAAAAGGAGTTGCTATAG
- the yqeC gene encoding selenium cofactor biosynthesis protein YqeC encodes MERLSDCFAFQGKQVISLIGSGGKTSLMWYLADCYRHEKVLVSTTTKIGYPLHQLYDFFYCQDFSKVGTDGRGITLAGTHMLGAHKLSAPPSIVQQSFPSFDKIFLEADGSKQLPLKGWETFEPVVIPETTVTIGLIPISVLNQKIDETTVHRLPLFLRATGTKTGEVICEETLAEVISSPKGLWAKSRGHRILCINQVETSEQLNQAKKVLSLLPCMLMKRLTKIIACNVQSGKGVVLWEK; translated from the coding sequence ATGGAACGATTGAGCGATTGCTTTGCATTTCAGGGGAAACAAGTGATCTCACTGATTGGAAGCGGCGGTAAAACAAGCTTGATGTGGTATTTAGCGGACTGCTATCGTCACGAAAAAGTGTTAGTCAGTACGACGACGAAAATTGGCTATCCGCTTCATCAGCTGTACGACTTTTTCTATTGTCAAGATTTCTCTAAAGTAGGAACTGATGGTAGAGGGATCACATTAGCTGGAACACATATGCTGGGTGCACATAAATTAAGTGCGCCGCCTAGTATAGTTCAGCAAAGCTTTCCGTCCTTCGATAAAATTTTTCTAGAAGCAGACGGCTCAAAACAATTGCCTTTGAAAGGCTGGGAAACTTTTGAGCCGGTGGTCATTCCTGAGACCACTGTGACGATCGGGCTGATTCCGATTTCTGTTTTAAATCAAAAAATCGATGAGACAACTGTCCATCGCTTGCCCTTATTTTTGAGAGCTACTGGAACTAAAACAGGAGAGGTGATTTGCGAGGAGACATTAGCTGAGGTTATTTCCAGTCCCAAAGGTCTCTGGGCAAAGAGTCGCGGTCATCGTATTTTATGTATCAATCAGGTAGAAACCTCAGAACAATTAAATCAGGCGAAAAAAGTTTTATCCTTGCTGCCGTGCATGTTGATGAAGCGGCTGACTAAAATTATTGCCTGTAATGTTCAATCTGGAAAAGGAGTCGTACTATGGGAAAAGTGA